In Sphingobacteriaceae bacterium, the following proteins share a genomic window:
- a CDS encoding GNAT family N-acetyltransferase has protein sequence MKESAQIQIIRAGQEQLSLLKNISVQTFSESFANANTMEDMDLYLKDTFNDALLEKELKDHETLYYLIFFGSEAAGYLKLNLGENQKESLKEAVEIERIYILREFQNKNLGLHLLEKTYAVAQENNLKQVWLGVWEHNPGAIRFYKRNDFVEFGQHPFILGTDKQTDILMKRYL, from the coding sequence ATGAAAGAAAGTGCACAAATACAGATTATCCGGGCAGGGCAAGAGCAACTTTCTCTTCTTAAAAATATCAGCGTTCAAACCTTTAGCGAATCTTTTGCAAATGCTAATACGATGGAGGACATGGACCTTTATTTAAAAGATACGTTTAATGATGCTCTTCTTGAAAAGGAATTAAAAGACCATGAAACGCTTTACTATCTTATTTTTTTTGGGAGTGAAGCGGCTGGTTATTTGAAATTAAATCTTGGTGAAAATCAAAAGGAAAGTCTGAAAGAGGCGGTAGAGATTGAAAGAATATATATTCTCAGAGAGTTTCAAAACAAAAATCTCGGCCTGCACTTACTTGAAAAAACATATGCTGTAGCGCAGGAGAATAATTTAAAGCAGGTCTGGCTGGGTGTATGGGAACACAATCCTGGAGCTATACGATTCTATAAACGAAATGATTTCGTTGAATTTGGACAGCATCCTTTTATTTTAGGAACCGATAAACAAACTGATATTTTAATGAAACGTTATCTATGA
- a CDS encoding pseudouridine synthase, whose translation MDRYFIIYKPYKMISQFVSPYDHRLLGDLDFVFPAGTNAVGRLDDDSEGLLILTTDKTLTKRLLHPERKHKRNYIVQVERKVETEAIEKLSNGLDILIKKKGTYTTLPCEVTIIDKPANLPERAHTFKEFLPHSWLEFILTEGKNRQIRKMCAAVRHDCKRLIRTKIEDLELGNMQPGDVKEIEQKELFLLLRLTENN comes from the coding sequence ATGGATCGTTACTTTATTATTTATAAACCTTACAAAATGATCTCGCAGTTTGTGAGTCCATATGACCACAGACTTCTTGGAGATCTTGATTTTGTTTTCCCTGCAGGAACAAATGCAGTTGGAAGATTGGACGATGACAGTGAAGGTTTGCTAATATTGACAACAGACAAAACCCTTACCAAACGTTTACTTCATCCTGAACGAAAACATAAACGCAATTACATTGTTCAGGTAGAAAGAAAAGTGGAAACAGAAGCCATTGAAAAGCTGAGTAATGGACTGGATATCCTGATTAAGAAAAAAGGAACCTACACTACCCTGCCCTGCGAAGTAACTATTATCGACAAACCTGCAAATTTACCGGAGCGTGCTCATACCTTTAAGGAGTTTTTACCACACTCCTGGCTGGAGTTTATTCTTACAGAAGGAAAAAACAGGCAGATACGGAAAATGTGTGCTGCAGTGAGGCACGATTGCAAACGTTTGATCCGCACAAAAATTGAAGATCTCGAACTTGGAAACATGCAGCCTGGCGATGTGAAAGAGATTGAACAAAAAGAACTTTTTCTGCTCCTCCGCTTAACCGAAAATAATTGA
- the fahA gene encoding fumarylacetoacetase: protein MSDKTLTSWLEVDVKSDFSIHNIPFGIYSDKSVKHRAASAIGDYIIDLYELADAGLLQVDKSVLDAQFLNDFIDLGKPITNAVRTSIIKLLSSDSSLKTDKELFSKVFKKQTDVKLLMPVRVGDYTDFYSSIDHATNIGAMIRDPKNALMPNWKHLPVGYHGRASSVCVSGHSFYRPKGQQKPADAELPVFGPTKLLDIELETAFVIGKSTQMGDSISTEKADDYIFGMVLFNDWSARDIQTWEYVPLGPFLAKNFASTISPWIVTLEALEPFRTKGYVQDPKVLPYLEYSGDKNLDIKLDVFLKPENGEDNLICSSNYKYMYWTMEQQLAHHTVNGCNVNTGDLMGSGTISGPDPKEYGSMMELTWRGTKPITLKDGSERKFVNDNDTIIIKGYCEKDGIRLGFGECVAKVMPAK from the coding sequence ATGTCTGATAAAACTTTAACATCATGGTTAGAAGTGGATGTAAAATCCGATTTTTCTATCCATAATATTCCTTTTGGAATTTATAGCGATAAATCCGTGAAACACCGCGCTGCTTCAGCCATTGGTGACTATATTATTGACCTTTATGAACTGGCTGATGCCGGACTTTTACAGGTTGATAAGTCTGTTTTAGACGCGCAATTTTTAAACGACTTTATTGATTTGGGAAAACCCATAACAAATGCTGTTAGGACTTCCATAATTAAACTTTTAAGTTCTGATTCATCTTTAAAAACAGATAAAGAATTGTTCTCTAAGGTATTTAAGAAGCAAACGGATGTAAAACTTCTAATGCCTGTTAGAGTGGGTGATTACACTGACTTTTATAGTAGCATTGATCATGCCACCAATATTGGAGCTATGATTCGCGATCCAAAAAATGCTTTGATGCCGAATTGGAAACATTTGCCTGTAGGCTATCATGGCAGGGCTAGTAGCGTTTGTGTAAGCGGTCATTCTTTCTACCGTCCAAAAGGTCAGCAAAAACCCGCTGATGCTGAATTACCGGTTTTTGGTCCCACCAAATTACTGGACATTGAACTGGAGACCGCTTTTGTTATTGGAAAATCTACACAAATGGGAGATAGCATCAGCACAGAAAAAGCAGACGATTATATTTTTGGAATGGTTTTGTTTAATGATTGGAGTGCAAGAGACATTCAAACATGGGAATATGTGCCGCTTGGGCCCTTTCTTGCTAAGAATTTCGCGAGTACTATTTCTCCCTGGATTGTAACGTTAGAAGCGCTGGAACCTTTCCGCACAAAAGGATATGTGCAGGATCCGAAAGTCTTGCCTTATCTTGAATACAGCGGAGATAAAAATCTTGATATTAAATTAGACGTGTTTTTAAAACCAGAAAACGGAGAAGATAATCTTATCTGTTCGTCCAATTATAAATATATGTACTGGACCATGGAGCAACAGTTAGCGCATCACACAGTAAACGGATGTAATGTAAATACTGGAGATTTAATGGGAAGTGGCACCATCAGTGGACCAGATCCAAAAGAATATGGAAGTATGATGGAGCTTACCTGGAGGGGGACAAAACCGATTACTTTAAAAGATGGATCGGAGCGTAAATTTGTAAACGACAATGATACAATAATTATTAAGGGGTATTGCGAAAAAGACGGCATTCGGCTGGGCTTCGGCGAATGTGTGGCAAAAGTTATGCCCGCAAAATAA